The genomic segment tgtgtagaagctggttgtgatcctctgtgtctgagagctgcttcagttcctggtctttcctcttcagctcagtgatctcctgctccagtctctcctgaagctctctgactcgactcacttcagtttcctgctgggatctgatctgctgctccacatcagagcgtcttttctccagcagagggatcagctcagtgaagatctcctcactgtcctccactgctttatcagcagagccattgacggcctcctcctcctgttgaagcagcttcacgtctttctctgtgtcctggactctctgctggattgtttgtctcctcagcccgagctctctctgcctctcagtcctttctgctgcagctgacactgtgtcgtggtctttatgttcctccacagagcagagataacagatacactgctgatcagtgcggcagaacatcttcatcacctcgtcgtgacgagagcagatgttctcctggagcttctccgagggctccaccagcttgtgcttcttaaatgcagctgactgaagatgaggctggaggtgagctttcatttttcttccagtgcagacatcacaggccacatcttcaggtccagcatagcagtgatcagcaggagcagcttggagtccagtcttcttcagctcctccagtgaatcagctaacatggtgtttttctccaggacaggcctcggtgtgaaggtctgtctacactgaggacagctgtagcttcctctctcctcgtctttgtcccagtgggtgttaatacagctcttacagaagctgtgtccacagacagtagtcaccggttccttcagtagatccacacagatccaacagcagaatctttctctgtccaggtgattttcttgctgctccatttcagctgctgccagtgactgaagaacagattcacttcctctgaacagaaacagatctctgccagaataatccttacaatttcaatagggcctcccaccggaggtgctcgggccctaataataataatacttacaatttcaatagggcctcacatGTCAGTgcatgtcagtgctcgggccctaaaaaacAATACTAATTTTCAAGTAGCCACTATAGTTTCCCAGGTGTCACAATTGCTTGTTTGACACAATTCAAAATTACCAACACGGTAGGTGAAACCTAATTAGTTATGATCAGCATACTCAAACAATCATGGCTTTGTAAAAATTAAACTTTTGAAAATGCCAAAAAATCCCAAAAACTAGCAATGTGTATTATTTCAATGCAATAGAATTAGCGCCTTAGTAAAATCCCAAACTAAAATCTCATTGATGGAGATATCC from the Limanda limanda chromosome 11, fLimLim1.1, whole genome shotgun sequence genome contains:
- the LOC133014591 gene encoding tripartite motif-containing protein 16-like; the protein is RERFCCWICVDLLKEPVTTVCGHSFCKSCINTHWDKDEERGSYSCPQCRQTFTPRPVLEKNTMLADSLEELKKTGLQAAPADHCYAGPEDVACDVCTGRKMKAHLQPHLQSAAFKKHKLVEPSEKLQENICSRHDEVMKMFCRTDQQCICYLCSVEEHKDHDTVSAAAERTERQRELGLRRQTIQQRVQDTEKDVKLLQQEEEAVNGSADKAVEDSEEIFTELIPLLEKRRSDVEQQIRSQQETEVSRVRELQERLEQEITELKRKDQELKQLSDTEDHNQLLHNYPSLSPLSGSTHSSSIRFRPLKNFEDVTAAVSQVRGRLQDILSETETQILQIVSQVDVLLPQTEPDTRADFLRYSQEITLDPNTADTYLLLSEGNIKVTCMSEDQSYSDHPDRFTEWYQVLSRESLTGRCYWEVEVGAGKKAVYVAVTYKNISRAGESHECLFGWNDKSWSLGCDVNFYCFTYNSILSRVFGPVSSRVGVYLDHSAGVLSFYSISDTMTLLHRVQTTFTQPLYAGVGVYGDGDTAEICEKMSC